In the genome of Myroides phaeus, one region contains:
- the def gene encoding peptide deformylase, whose amino-acid sequence MILSIVGYGDPVLRKVGEDISKDYPNLPELINNMYETMYSAHGVGLAAPQVGLPIRLFVVDAAPFAEMEDNTEEEIAFLSTFKKTFINAKILKEEGEEWTFNEGCLSIPDIHEPVKRKEKITIEYYDENFEKHVDEFDGLAARVIQHEYDHIEGVLFTDKIPSLKKKLISKKLNNILEGKIFTDYKMKFTKKKGR is encoded by the coding sequence ATGATATTATCAATAGTTGGATATGGAGATCCTGTTTTAAGAAAAGTAGGAGAAGACATTTCTAAAGATTATCCAAACTTACCAGAATTAATCAACAATATGTATGAAACAATGTATTCAGCACATGGAGTTGGACTTGCAGCACCACAAGTAGGTTTACCAATTAGATTATTTGTAGTAGATGCAGCGCCATTTGCAGAAATGGAAGACAATACAGAAGAGGAAATAGCGTTCTTAAGTACATTCAAGAAGACTTTTATCAACGCTAAGATTCTTAAAGAAGAAGGAGAAGAGTGGACGTTTAACGAAGGTTGTTTAAGTATTCCTGATATTCACGAACCAGTGAAAAGAAAAGAAAAGATCACAATTGAATACTACGACGAGAATTTTGAGAAACACGTAGATGAGTTTGACGGATTAGCGGCAAGAGTTATTCAACACGAGTATGATCACATTGAGGGTGTTTTATTTACAGATAAAATTCCTTCATTAAAAAAGAAACTTATTTCTAAGAAACTTAACAATATTTTGGAAGGTAAGATATTTACTGACTACAAAATGAAGTTTACAAAGAAAAAAGGTAGATAA
- a CDS encoding FUSC family protein: MLSKARKFTDNSHLGDSLKITISAVVPFLLLMPYKEFNWAFAAAIGAMLTAPVDIPSNIKDKTIGLLVGAFTVPAVTLALSLTHGHWYFYPIFVFILFSLSMISVYGHRANMLSFTGLLAASLGLAHDYTGAALWMHCLMLLLGGLLYLVVAVIFYYARPRRYAVLQTSECMELTADYLKHRAKLWDKEANVEKITEEQLNIQVQLNEVHENLREYLVRNKANTGNSSNNRRLLVAFSSLVEILEIAVSTSFEHKKLHKLFEERLDIITDYQQLAYHFSDTIENIGTTLNMGGKYTAKHDLTTEFTNLQAKLSEFVKSDKSPDMMEAVLMFSNVLHYAENQIIKIHTLEKTLTEKAFSMDVEDKFKDLEKFLTPVHYRLETLKENLNFTSTIFRHATRLTLTILVGLIISNIFNLLNGYWILLTIVVIMRPGFGLTKQRSFERVIGTVLGGLLAFGLLYVIDNVTVIAYITVITMIIGYWFSHTDYKVGVTFITMYVVLIYGILTPNFMDLLIFRVIDTLIGALLAFGANYLLWPSWEFLNINTHLSKSLQANRQYVKEITLYYNEKGEVTLPYKIARKYAFIEIGNLMASFQRMIQEPKSKQKYRTELYELAVLNHTFLSTAASIGIYVQSRTTTKASEAFNIVMDYIDSNLKQTIDLLSDANAGKEINIIERPDNFNVSVTYLKDLREYELKKSYSDDKQIQNMMEESILVIEQLIWLSNLSEKIFKITASIAEQKKMEDPNRLMSLRKKILP; the protein is encoded by the coding sequence ATGCTAAGCAAAGCGAGAAAATTCACAGATAATTCCCACCTTGGCGATTCCCTAAAAATTACAATATCAGCGGTTGTCCCTTTCCTTCTTTTAATGCCTTATAAGGAGTTTAACTGGGCATTTGCAGCAGCCATTGGAGCTATGCTTACCGCCCCAGTCGATATTCCGAGTAACATAAAAGACAAAACTATCGGGCTTCTTGTTGGTGCATTTACTGTACCAGCGGTTACACTTGCTCTATCTTTAACGCACGGACATTGGTATTTTTACCCGATTTTCGTGTTTATTTTGTTCTCCCTAAGTATGATTTCTGTCTATGGGCACAGAGCAAATATGTTATCGTTTACCGGATTATTAGCGGCCAGCTTAGGTTTGGCACACGACTATACAGGAGCAGCCTTGTGGATGCATTGTTTGATGTTGCTTTTAGGAGGATTACTCTATTTAGTTGTAGCTGTAATTTTCTATTATGCAAGACCCCGTAGATATGCTGTGTTACAAACATCTGAATGTATGGAACTAACAGCAGACTACTTAAAACACCGAGCAAAACTTTGGGACAAGGAGGCAAATGTTGAAAAGATTACAGAAGAACAACTTAATATTCAGGTTCAATTAAACGAGGTACACGAAAACTTACGTGAGTATTTAGTGCGAAATAAAGCAAATACAGGAAACTCCTCTAACAATAGACGTTTGTTGGTTGCTTTTTCTTCTTTAGTGGAGATTTTGGAAATTGCTGTTTCTACTTCTTTTGAACATAAAAAATTACATAAGCTTTTTGAAGAACGCCTTGATATTATTACTGATTACCAGCAGTTAGCTTACCACTTCTCTGATACAATTGAGAATATTGGTACTACGTTGAATATGGGTGGTAAATACACTGCAAAACACGATTTAACTACTGAGTTTACGAACTTACAAGCTAAATTAAGTGAATTTGTTAAAAGTGATAAGTCTCCTGATATGATGGAGGCTGTACTGATGTTTTCAAACGTTTTACACTATGCTGAAAACCAGATCATAAAGATTCACACCCTTGAAAAAACGCTTACTGAAAAAGCATTCTCAATGGATGTTGAGGATAAGTTTAAAGATTTAGAGAAGTTCCTTACTCCTGTTCACTATCGTTTAGAGACACTAAAGGAAAACTTGAACTTTACTTCTACCATCTTTAGACATGCAACGCGTTTAACGCTTACAATTTTAGTTGGGTTAATAATCAGTAATATCTTTAATTTACTAAACGGTTATTGGATTTTACTGACTATTGTGGTAATTATGCGCCCTGGTTTTGGACTGACGAAACAGCGTTCTTTTGAACGTGTGATAGGTACTGTACTTGGTGGTTTATTGGCTTTTGGATTGCTATACGTAATTGATAATGTAACCGTAATTGCTTATATAACTGTAATTACAATGATTATTGGCTATTGGTTTTCACATACCGATTATAAAGTTGGAGTTACCTTCATTACAATGTATGTTGTGTTGATTTACGGAATATTAACTCCGAATTTCATGGACTTACTTATTTTTAGGGTGATTGATACCTTAATTGGTGCATTACTTGCCTTTGGCGCTAACTACTTATTGTGGCCATCTTGGGAGTTCTTAAACATTAATACGCATCTATCTAAATCGCTTCAAGCTAATAGACAATATGTAAAAGAAATTACACTTTATTATAATGAAAAAGGAGAAGTAACATTACCTTATAAGATAGCGAGAAAATATGCGTTTATTGAGATCGGAAACTTGATGGCATCGTTCCAACGTATGATTCAAGAACCGAAGTCTAAACAAAAGTACCGAACTGAATTATATGAGTTGGCTGTATTAAACCACACCTTCTTATCTACTGCTGCGTCAATTGGTATTTATGTACAATCACGTACAACTACCAAAGCTTCTGAAGCGTTTAATATCGTAATGGACTACATCGACAGTAATTTAAAACAGACGATTGACTTGCTAAGTGATGCCAATGCAGGCAAAGAAATTAATATTATTGAAAGACCAGATAACTTTAATGTGAGTGTTACTTACTTAAAAGATCTACGTGAATATGAATTGAAGAAGTCATATTCAGATGATAAACAGATTCAGAATATGATGGAAGAATCTATCTTGGTAATTGAACAGTTGATTTGGCTTTCTAATTTATCAGAGAAGATATTTAAAATTACAGCGAGTATAGCTGAACAAAAGAAAATGGAAGACCCAAATAGGTTAATGTCCTTAAGAAAAAAAATCCTTCCGTAA
- a CDS encoding NAD(P)-dependent oxidoreductase translates to MKIGIIKERKNPPDKRVVLCPNQVKKALDRYKDLTIKIERSDIRVFSDQQYEASGFELSDDMSDCDLLLGVKEIPVDALIPNKTYVFFSHTIKKQEHNRELLKACIEKNITLMDHETFVDGKNTRIIGFGRYAGIVGAYNTLRGFGLKYELFNLAKAETLLHKEDLIFRLKKQFFPPIKIVLTGQGKVAKGVMEILDGMKMKKVSVEHFLTQKYDRPVYTQIGVTDYYKRIDGTEGSKQDFYENPELYTSDFEKFSQVADILMTGHFHKTGSPVILTKEMLNSPKNQIKLIGDISCDVDQGPIESTLRASTIAEPFYGYHPRQDEEVEFDHPAAITVMAIDNLPTELPKDASEGFGEVFVEEIMPAFFNGDKDQVLKRATIVKDKKLTERFDYLQDYVDGKE, encoded by the coding sequence ATGAAAATAGGAATTATTAAAGAACGGAAAAACCCTCCGGATAAGAGAGTTGTGCTTTGTCCTAATCAAGTGAAAAAGGCTTTAGATCGCTATAAAGACCTCACTATTAAGATAGAGCGCTCCGATATCAGAGTTTTTTCTGACCAACAGTACGAAGCTTCTGGCTTTGAGTTATCAGACGATATGTCTGATTGTGATTTACTGTTAGGGGTAAAAGAAATTCCAGTTGATGCACTCATTCCAAATAAAACTTATGTCTTTTTTTCGCATACAATAAAAAAACAAGAACATAACCGTGAGCTTTTAAAAGCTTGCATTGAGAAGAACATTACATTAATGGATCACGAGACATTTGTAGACGGGAAGAACACGAGAATTATAGGATTCGGTAGGTATGCCGGAATCGTTGGTGCCTATAACACACTAAGAGGATTTGGATTAAAATATGAATTATTTAATCTTGCTAAAGCGGAAACGTTATTGCATAAAGAAGATTTGATATTTCGCCTTAAAAAACAATTCTTTCCTCCGATTAAAATTGTATTGACAGGACAAGGAAAAGTAGCAAAAGGTGTTATGGAAATCCTTGACGGAATGAAGATGAAAAAGGTTTCTGTGGAGCACTTCTTGACACAGAAATACGATAGACCTGTGTACACGCAAATTGGTGTAACAGACTATTACAAGAGAATTGACGGTACAGAAGGTAGTAAACAAGATTTTTACGAAAATCCGGAGTTGTACACGAGTGATTTTGAGAAATTTTCTCAAGTTGCTGATATTCTTATGACTGGGCATTTCCACAAAACAGGGTCGCCTGTGATTTTGACAAAAGAAATGCTTAACTCTCCTAAAAATCAGATTAAACTTATTGGTGATATTTCTTGTGATGTAGATCAAGGACCGATTGAATCTACTTTGAGAGCATCTACTATTGCAGAACCTTTTTATGGGTATCATCCAAGACAAGATGAAGAGGTGGAGTTTGATCATCCAGCGGCAATAACTGTAATGGCAATTGACAACTTGCCTACAGAGCTTCCTAAAGACGCAAGCGAAGGCTTTGGTGAAGTGTTTGTAGAAGAGATTATGCCAGCTTTTTTTAACGGTGATAAAGATCAAGTGTTAAAGAGAGCGACAATTGTAAAAGACAAAAAACTTACAGAACGTTTTGATTATCTACAAGATTATGTAGATGGTAAAGAGTAA
- a CDS encoding LuxR C-terminal-related transcriptional regulator, producing MKLINLKKLMKSILFIVILTQFTYSEAKISTNLQQQIESLTYRPLNGSTNLMIAIDSLNNTWIKGKFEKENIYAPIIYQIPNAHIFSYDMYIYNRNDLHFIEPNLNSKDNLVRSRYAQYYIITDNQTYYLNLHQNTIENLKVIATERSLFAAHEAKQLLYIGYYYGIATLSIIVNFIFYFIFRDKRFLSYTALQFCIFISLFYEDGMIYYISNGQFQMKYLLAWNIPITSLLACLFTVHFLDSRNYFKQYRVIFISLFSITFLASIIFTIFPYKFVLDLITILSFISPFFCLILAATLIKKNIYARFLLISFGAMILFGIGFVLFMNINMEQFGYFNINAFRFVSALETIIITFAIIYRVKDLQDLNQIYREEIDNYLIVLDKKSEEIKSNKQISPLDSLKIKYNLTNRETEVLTCLWEGMSNNQISEKLFISVSTVKYHVKNLYTKLEINNRSEALYLKKTYAK from the coding sequence ATGAAGCTTATTAATTTAAAAAAGTTAATGAAGTCTATCTTGTTTATTGTAATATTAACTCAGTTTACTTATAGTGAAGCAAAAATATCAACTAACCTTCAACAACAAATAGAATCTTTAACCTATCGTCCTCTTAATGGCTCAACTAACTTAATGATAGCCATTGACTCACTAAACAATACTTGGATAAAAGGTAAATTTGAAAAAGAAAATATCTACGCTCCAATTATATATCAAATACCCAATGCTCATATCTTTTCTTACGATATGTATATCTATAATAGAAACGATTTACATTTTATTGAACCAAACTTAAATAGTAAAGACAATCTTGTTAGAAGCAGATATGCCCAATACTATATAATAACCGATAATCAAACATATTACTTAAACCTCCATCAAAATACAATTGAAAATTTAAAAGTAATTGCTACTGAACGGAGTTTATTTGCGGCACACGAAGCAAAGCAATTATTATACATTGGTTATTACTATGGTATAGCAACACTCTCAATTATTGTAAACTTTATTTTCTATTTTATTTTTAGAGATAAGCGATTTTTGAGTTACACTGCTCTACAATTCTGCATCTTTATTTCCTTGTTTTATGAAGATGGAATGATCTATTATATTTCTAATGGCCAATTCCAAATGAAATATTTATTAGCATGGAATATTCCTATTACTTCTCTATTAGCTTGCCTCTTTACTGTTCATTTTCTTGACAGTAGAAACTATTTCAAACAATATAGAGTAATCTTTATTTCACTATTTTCTATTACTTTTTTGGCTTCTATAATATTTACTATTTTTCCTTATAAATTTGTACTTGACTTAATTACTATTCTAAGCTTTATAAGTCCTTTTTTCTGCCTTATACTTGCAGCAACACTTATAAAAAAGAATATATATGCCCGTTTCTTATTAATTTCTTTTGGAGCTATGATTCTTTTTGGTATTGGATTTGTTTTATTTATGAATATAAATATGGAACAGTTTGGATACTTCAATATCAATGCTTTCCGTTTTGTAAGCGCTTTAGAAACTATTATTATAACTTTTGCAATTATCTACAGAGTAAAAGATCTTCAAGACTTAAATCAAATTTATAGAGAAGAAATTGATAATTATTTAATTGTACTTGATAAAAAATCTGAAGAAATTAAAAGCAATAAACAAATAAGTCCTTTAGATTCTCTAAAAATAAAGTATAATCTAACAAATAGAGAAACAGAAGTATTAACGTGTTTATGGGAAGGAATGAGCAACAACCAAATTTCCGAAAAGCTTTTTATATCAGTCAGTACAGTCAAATATCATGTTAAAAATCTTTATACAAAGCTTGAAATAAACAATCGCTCTGAAGCACTATATTTAAAAAAAACATATGCAAAATAA
- a CDS encoding OmpA family protein: MMNKKLLNIGLFIAFFIVNPCVFFGQIRQDRKGSKQFDNYAYSDAIETYMKIVKNGKATSQTYAKLGDAYYFNAKLPEANQWYDELFKSNDKEVIDGQYYFRYTQTLKAVGDKEKAAEIMQFWLNNYATEKQRSYYQDQRVNDYGLIEKNKQMKLSIVDFNSDFSDYGAFGTNEGVFFTSARSIGSNKKKVDRWTREPFTSLFEVGTMANGEVVAVDLEPALKLVNQSTVAISKDGHTMFFTSNSFNRKGKRRYNKKGTSLLKIFKASKLANGTWGNIKELSINSDNFNTAHPSLSPDEKLLYFSSDRPGGFGESDLYKVELKDLTPVGQVVNLGEGINTSERETFPFITDDALYFSSDSRIGFGGLDIFKVDILRNGTLGEVKNLGENFNSAFDDFAFFKLNKSTGYLSSNRPNDKFKSDNIYIYSLCITELFGQVKNEQTLEGIGESQIKIKGNGRELKLLTNASGGFYTEDLSCGEEYNLLVESVGYESKVISLKFKEESSVIKQDILLKQINNAKWEDIVIEPIYFNFDKAFIRSESIATLNKILNVLDTYKDVIIEIRSHTDSRGTQAYNLNLSNKRALETANWLISNGVDKWRIIYKGVGESELLNECKDNVLCTNEKHAINRRSEFNIIKKQ; the protein is encoded by the coding sequence ATGATGAACAAAAAACTACTTAATATCGGACTATTTATTGCCTTTTTTATAGTTAATCCATGCGTTTTTTTTGGACAAATTAGACAAGATAGAAAGGGAAGTAAACAATTTGATAACTATGCTTATAGTGATGCTATAGAGACATATATGAAGATTGTGAAAAACGGAAAGGCAACTTCCCAAACATACGCGAAGTTAGGAGATGCTTACTATTTTAATGCAAAATTACCTGAAGCGAATCAGTGGTATGACGAACTGTTTAAGTCAAATGATAAGGAGGTAATTGATGGACAGTATTACTTTAGATATACTCAAACTTTAAAAGCAGTAGGAGATAAAGAGAAGGCTGCAGAGATCATGCAGTTTTGGCTCAATAATTACGCTACAGAGAAGCAAAGAAGCTATTATCAAGATCAAAGAGTTAACGATTATGGTCTTATTGAGAAAAACAAACAAATGAAGCTTAGTATAGTAGATTTTAATAGTGATTTCTCTGATTATGGAGCTTTTGGAACTAATGAAGGTGTCTTTTTTACTTCAGCGAGATCAATAGGAAGTAATAAAAAAAAGGTTGATAGATGGACAAGAGAACCTTTTACAAGCCTGTTTGAAGTAGGGACAATGGCAAATGGAGAAGTTGTGGCAGTAGACTTAGAACCAGCGTTGAAATTGGTAAATCAGTCAACTGTTGCAATTTCTAAAGACGGGCATACGATGTTTTTTACGAGTAATAGTTTTAATCGTAAAGGAAAAAGACGATATAATAAGAAAGGTACTTCCTTGTTAAAAATTTTCAAAGCGTCAAAGTTAGCAAATGGTACTTGGGGAAATATTAAAGAATTGTCTATAAACTCGGATAACTTTAATACAGCTCACCCAAGTTTATCTCCTGATGAAAAACTCTTATATTTTTCGTCTGATAGACCAGGAGGCTTTGGTGAATCAGATTTGTATAAGGTGGAGTTAAAGGATTTAACTCCAGTAGGTCAAGTTGTGAATCTCGGAGAAGGAATTAATACAAGTGAAAGAGAAACATTCCCATTTATAACAGATGATGCCTTATATTTTTCATCAGATAGCCGAATTGGTTTTGGTGGTTTAGATATTTTTAAGGTGGATATTCTGAGAAATGGTACACTGGGTGAGGTTAAGAATTTAGGAGAAAATTTTAATAGTGCATTCGACGATTTTGCCTTTTTTAAATTGAATAAAAGTACTGGATACCTTAGTTCAAATAGGCCAAATGACAAGTTTAAATCGGATAATATATATATTTATTCGCTTTGTATCACTGAGCTTTTTGGACAAGTTAAAAATGAACAAACACTTGAGGGAATAGGTGAAAGTCAAATTAAAATAAAGGGGAATGGAAGGGAACTTAAATTATTGACTAATGCGTCAGGTGGCTTTTATACAGAAGATTTATCATGTGGAGAAGAATATAATCTCTTAGTAGAATCAGTAGGGTATGAGTCTAAAGTTATATCACTAAAGTTTAAAGAAGAATCAAGCGTAATTAAGCAAGATATTTTACTTAAACAGATAAATAATGCAAAGTGGGAAGATATTGTTATCGAACCAATCTATTTTAATTTTGATAAAGCATTTATACGCTCTGAGTCTATAGCTACTTTAAATAAGATTTTAAACGTATTAGATACTTATAAAGATGTCATTATTGAAATACGTTCACATACTGATAGTCGTGGTACGCAGGCGTACAATTTAAACTTATCAAATAAGAGAGCCTTGGAAACAGCTAATTGGTTGATTTCAAACGGAGTTGATAAATGGCGTATTATTTATAAGGGAGTAGGAGAGTCTGAACTTCTTAATGAATGTAAAGATAATGTTCTATGTACAAATGAAAAACATGCAATTAACAGACGAAGTGAGTTTAATATTATAAAAAAGCAATAA